Sequence from the Pseudomonas sp. 7SR1 genome:
GCCGAACAGCTCGATCATCGTGGTGATGTCGTGCAGGTGCGGCAGGTTGGCCACGGTCACCGGGCCATCGCACAGCAGGGTCGCGGCCAGGATCGGCAGGGCGGAGTTCTTTGCCCCGGAAATACGGATTTCGCCATCGAGACGAACGCCGCCGGTAATAATCAGTTTATCCATTAAGAAGAATCTCGAGGCCCGTGGGCTCAGGTGCGATCGGCCCAGGCCGCGCTGCTGAAAAATTTCATCGTGACCGCGTGGATGCTGCCATCGGCGATCCATGGGTTCAAATGGGCATAGATGCTCTGCTGGCGCTTCACCGGGGTCAACGCCGCCAGTTCATCGCTGATAACGTTCAACTGGAAGTTGCAGCCTTCGCCTTCCACTTCCACCTGCGTACCTGGCAGCTTTCCCTCAAGAAAGTGCTTCACTTCGTAAGCCTGCATGCTCAACCTCAATCGGCGCCCAGTGCGCGCGGGTCGCACATCATACAAAAAAGCCCCGCGCCTGCGAACCCCGCGAAGCCGGACTCTGACGGGGGGCTTGTTTCCAGGGTGTGTCTCAGGAATGTACCAGCAACTCGGTCAGTTCGCTGACCTGGGCGATCTCACGCATGTCATCGGGCATGCCACGGATGCTCCAGGCCTTGCCGGCCGCCTGGGCGTCCCGCATGAAGCACAGCAGCAGGGACAGCCCGACGCTGCTGGACTTGTGCACCGCCGAGCAGTCGAAGACCAGTTCGGTGGCGCTGGCGGACTTGATCAGCGCCTGGCCCTGCTTGCGCAGGGCCGGGCCGGTGCGGTAATCCAGCACGCCGCTGAGCAGCAATTCACCACCCTCGCCCAGACGGACGGCCGACTCGCTCACCGTCTCGTTCATTGTTCCTGCTTCTCTTTGGCTTCTTCGGCCACTTCCTTGGCCTTGGCGACTTCACCGGCCCAGCCGTTGATGGTCTTGTCCAGGTCGTTGCCGTTGCGCTGCATCGCGTCGGCGAACTGATCGCGGAACAGCTTGCCGATATTGATGCCGTTGATGATCACGTTACGCACCTTCCACTCGCCGTTCAGCTTCTCGAGCGTATAGGACACCGGGTAGATCGCACCGTTGTTGCCCTTGACCTGCATGTCGACGCTGGTACGGGTGCCGCTTTCGTCCTTGGCCGGCGAAACGGTGATGCCCTGGTTGTTGTATTCGAGCAGCGCGTTGCCATAGAACTGCATCAGGCTGCGCTTGAAGTTTTCCTGGAAGCGGGACATCTGCTCCGGGGACGCCTTGCGCGAGTACTTGACGGTCATGATGCTGCGGGAGATACCGTCGGCGTCCACCACGGGACCGACGATGCCATTGAGCGCGTCATAGAAGGCGCCAGGATCCTGCTTGTATTTTTCCTTGTTGGCCGAAAGGTCGGCCAACAACCGGTTCGTGGTGTCCTGGATGATGTCGTGCGCCGAAGGCGCCGCCACGGCATTGGCCATCAACGGCAAGGCCGCCAGCAGGACCAACAGGGTGCGTCGCAGGATGGAAATCATCGAAAGCTCCTTATTTGGCTTCTTTGCTAACGGTATTGAGCAGGAATTTCCCGATAAGATCCTCAAGCACCAACGATGATTGCGTATCGTGGATGGTGCCACCGTCCTTGAGCAGGGTTTCTTCCCCGCCCACGCTGATACCGATGTATTTCTCGCCCAGCAGGCCGGCAGTGAGGATCGATGCAGTGGAGTCGGTCGGCAGGTTGTCCACCCGCTTCTCCAGTTGCAGGGTCACCCGGCCGGTGAACGTGTCGCGATCCAGATCGATTGCCGTGACCTTGCCGATGGTCACACCGGCCATGGTCACTTTGGCTCTGACCGTCAAACCGGCGATATTGTCGAAATAAGCATAGAGTTTATAGGTATCGGTGTTGGCGGTCGGCGCCAGGCCACTGACCCGCAAGGCCAGCAGCAGCAAAGCCAGGATGCCAGCCAGCAGGAAAAGGCCGACACCGATTTCCAGGGTGCGGTTTTGCATCAGAAATCTCCAAACATCAAGGCGGTCAGAATAAAGTCAAGGCCCAGGACGGCCAGCGAGGCGTACACCACGGTCTTGGTTGTGGCACGGCTGATCCCCTCTGACGTGGGCTCACAGTCATAGCCTTGAAACACGGCGATCCAGGTCACCACGAAAGCGAACACCGCGCTCTTGATGATGCCGTTGAGCACGTCATCGAGAAAATCGACGCTGTTCTGCATATTGGACCAGTAGGAACCTTCATAGACCCCCAGCCAGTCGACGGCGACCCAGGAGCCACCCCAGATCCCGACGACGCTGAAGATCATCGCCAGCACCGGCAGGGAAATGAATCCGGCCCACAGGCGTGGGGCGATAATGTACTTGAGCGGGTCGACACCGATCATTTCCAGGCTGGACAGTTGCTCGGTGGACTTCATGTTGCCGATCTCGGCCGTCAGCGCCGAACCCGCGCGCCCGGCGAACAGCAGCGCGGTGACCACGGGGCCGAGCTCGCGCAGCAGCGTCAGGGAA
This genomic interval carries:
- a CDS encoding BolA family protein is translated as MQAYEVKHFLEGKLPGTQVEVEGEGCNFQLNVISDELAALTPVKRQQSIYAHLNPWIADGSIHAVTMKFFSSAAWADRT
- a CDS encoding STAS domain-containing protein; this translates as MSESAVRLGEGGELLLSGVLDYRTGPALRKQGQALIKSASATELVFDCSAVHKSSSVGLSLLLCFMRDAQAAGKAWSIRGMPDDMREIAQVSELTELLVHS
- a CDS encoding MlaC/ttg2D family ABC transporter substrate-binding protein — encoded protein: MISILRRTLLVLLAALPLMANAVAAPSAHDIIQDTTNRLLADLSANKEKYKQDPGAFYDALNGIVGPVVDADGISRSIMTVKYSRKASPEQMSRFQENFKRSLMQFYGNALLEYNNQGITVSPAKDESGTRTSVDMQVKGNNGAIYPVSYTLEKLNGEWKVRNVIINGINIGKLFRDQFADAMQRNGNDLDKTINGWAGEVAKAKEVAEEAKEKQEQ
- the mlaD gene encoding outer membrane lipid asymmetry maintenance protein MlaD is translated as MQNRTLEIGVGLFLLAGILALLLLALRVSGLAPTANTDTYKLYAYFDNIAGLTVRAKVTMAGVTIGKVTAIDLDRDTFTGRVTLQLEKRVDNLPTDSTASILTAGLLGEKYIGISVGGEETLLKDGGTIHDTQSSLVLEDLIGKFLLNTVSKEAK
- the mlaE gene encoding lipid asymmetry maintenance ABC transporter permease subunit MlaE, whose protein sequence is MRKKSLIERIRLFGRSGIDVLAVLGRSTLFLVHALFGRNSTGGGFGLLVKQLHSVGVMSLVIIVVSGIFIGMVLALQGFNILSSYGSEQAVGQMVSLTLLRELGPVVTALLFAGRAGSALTAEIGNMKSTEQLSSLEMIGVDPLKYIIAPRLWAGFISLPVLAMIFSVVGIWGGSWVAVDWLGVYEGSYWSNMQNSVDFLDDVLNGIIKSAVFAFVVTWIAVFQGYDCEPTSEGISRATTKTVVYASLAVLGLDFILTALMFGDF